In Liquorilactobacillus nagelii DSM 13675, the following proteins share a genomic window:
- the purR gene encoding pur operon repressor, which translates to MKIRRSDRLIDMTRYLLERPHTLISLTFFAKRYESAKSSISEDLAIIKRTFKFRGIGILETIPGAAGGARFIPSMDEQEARDFIQVMTERLSEKDRLLPGGYVYLSDLLGRPDVLRQVGRVIARQYLDKQIDAVMTVATKGVPIAQSVSSYLNVPFVILRRDSKITEGSTVSVNYVSGSSERIEKMELSKRSLKRGSHVLVVDDFMKGGGTVNGMKSMIEEFESEMVGITVFAEAAFEGHRMVDDYTSLLKVDQVNTLDKTIHVSAGNYLEKVFGKENK; encoded by the coding sequence TTGAAAATAAGAAGAAGTGATCGGTTGATCGATATGACAAGATATTTGTTAGAAAGGCCGCATACTTTAATATCATTAACTTTTTTTGCAAAACGGTATGAATCAGCTAAGTCATCAATTAGTGAAGATTTAGCAATTATTAAAAGAACTTTTAAATTTCGAGGCATTGGAATACTAGAGACAATTCCAGGAGCAGCTGGTGGTGCTAGATTTATTCCGTCAATGGATGAACAGGAAGCTCGTGATTTCATCCAGGTTATGACCGAACGTTTATCTGAAAAGGATCGACTGTTACCAGGTGGATATGTTTATCTGTCAGATTTGCTTGGCCGACCAGACGTTTTGCGTCAAGTTGGCCGGGTAATTGCACGACAATATCTTGATAAACAAATTGATGCAGTTATGACAGTGGCGACAAAGGGTGTTCCAATCGCTCAAAGCGTTTCTAGTTATTTAAATGTTCCGTTTGTAATTTTACGGCGTGATAGCAAAATTACTGAAGGTTCAACTGTTTCAGTTAATTATGTTTCAGGCTCAAGTGAACGGATTGAAAAAATGGAATTATCGAAACGGAGCTTAAAACGTGGTTCACACGTCTTAGTGGTGGATGATTTCATGAAGGGCGGCGGCACCGTCAATGGAATGAAAAGCATGATTGAGGAGTTTGAGTCAGAAATGGTTGGAATTACTGTTTTTGCTGAAGCTGCTTTTGAAGGTCATCGCATGGTTGATGATTATACATCATTATTAAAAGTCGATCAGGTAAATACGCTAGACAAGACGATTCATGTCAGTGCAGGTAATTATTTAGAAAAGGTTTTTGGCAAAGAAAACAAGTAA
- a CDS encoding PTS sugar transporter subunit IIC gives MTEKITGRQFIMNILNGVSLGVVVALIPSALVGQLMQALQPIFPAATTIRLITSFAMSMLPAIMGLCVGMQFKLNPIQTSAVALASMIGSGVLHFEKSGFNLQGTGDIINSGLTIALAVVLARLIGNKLKNYTITAWNYLNQGLEDLLLLVILFLILPVV, from the coding sequence ATGACAGAAAAAATAACAGGTCGACAGTTCATAATGAATATTTTAAATGGGGTCAGTCTTGGAGTCGTGGTTGCTTTAATTCCATCGGCATTAGTTGGTCAATTAATGCAAGCTCTACAACCAATTTTCCCAGCTGCAACAACAATCCGCTTGATTACCAGTTTTGCGATGAGTATGTTGCCAGCAATAATGGGTCTTTGTGTTGGAATGCAATTTAAATTAAATCCAATTCAAACATCAGCAGTTGCTTTAGCGTCAATGATTGGTTCCGGGGTCCTTCATTTCGAAAAAAGTGGTTTTAATTTGCAAGGGACAGGCGATATCATTAATAGCGGGCTGACAATAGCTTTAGCGGTTGTTTTAGCGAGGCTGATTGGTAATAAATTGAAAAATTATACAATAACAGCTTGGAATTACTTAAATCAAGGATTAGAGGATTTACTTTTGTTAGTTATTTTATTTTTGATATTACCGGTTGTTTAG